The sequence AATGACAAGCATCTACACCGTGGAAAACACCTAACAGCTGCTGCAGAACCAGTTTGCACTGCTGTAAATGTCAGTAAACAGTTGAAACTGTTGTAAACCCAAAGCACAACGGCGCTATATGTCAGCgtgctgcccacaaggctatcggCACCAACAGTGATGACATGCGCATGCATATgatgtgttcagtctataggcacgTAGTGGTTGTTTACAAAGTGACACTGATCACCAACTACTGgactggcagcagaatacagcacttTTAGTTTTTGTGGATCCATGTGAACGGAGATCGTTTTGACGTTGTCTGTACACGAAAAACGCAGAATAGATGAAACACTGCATGTCTTTAAGCAGAACACATAATACACATGCagtcacagttttcacaaatttgtttaTGTATTAAGGAGACGATAACCATCTTTTGCAAACACTTGCACTGGAAGCAGTTTTCAGGCCTCCAAAACAcagttgtcatgtaaatgaacggccaaaacgctTAATTAGGAATGTTTTTTAGTTaaacggtgttgtgtaaacagccccttacTAGACTGAAGAAACTTAAGCTTACTTGATTATCCATAAATGAAGTTAAATTGCATTGAATATGATCATTACGCTATTAAGGAAGTGTTTTTTGTTCATCTCATTAAACCCCTCCCTCAAGTATGAgtttcatatttttactaaatCATACTAGATGAGCcctaaaagcctgatgtatcaaatGATACAAAACTGAACTCATTTTTATCTAAAGTTGTTTCATATCACTTTACATGTTTAAACTAGATTTTAAATGACAAGCATCTACACAGTGGAAAACACCGAACAGTTGCTGCAGAACCAGTTTGCACTGCTGTAAATGTCAGTAAACAGTTGCAAAGTCTGCCAACCTGGTTTCCCACCAGAATAAATCATGTCCAATGAGAGGGGCAGAAGAGAACACACACAATCCTATAAACCTGCTGTACATGAAGTAACCCAGTGTGCTGGTCCTGGCGATCACTGGACAAATCTGTCTTTGGGCAGACTAACATGTTAAGGGCAGAAGGGAATAAAGGGGCCATTTTTGAGAAAAGTCAGTCATGTTTCATTTGATTACAGGATTACAATTTCtgtatttacaataataaaaaaaaacctttcaaaTACATGAACACACCCAAGAAAAACGGGTTTCATTTGGacgacaaaaaacaaaacaggcagTCATAGCTGCAACCATTTACAAGATAATCTTCAAACCTTCCAACCCGCTGTCCACTATCACACAAACAGACATGACTGACAGGAGGGCAAGGATGAGTCTCCATTCAACTGGTCTGCTCTTAAATTGACTTAAGTCATCTCTCCTCGATATTATAAGAGTCTGTTCATTCTGAGTCAGCCTCAGTCTCTTttgactttttctttttcttcttcttctttgcaCTCTCCGTAACCTGCATGTAAAGAGTTTGTTTAGATCATCATCCCTGCACTGAACAAACAAATGCAGTCTTGACAACACGGACACATCATGTGACCAGTCAAAACCTGCTGACCTGAGTTTCATCCTCTGCCGGAGCCTCAGCTGCTGCCTCCTCTGCTAGCTtcagtttcttttctttcttctttttcttcttctcctttTTGCTTTCTTCCTCTGTCTTCGATGTATCCTGAGCAGCAGCTGCAGCGTCACTTTCACTTCCACTCTCATCACGTTTCCTCTAGAAAAACAAATCGTGTTAATCCAATGCCAacagagaaggaaaaaaaataaaaattgcatttaCAAGCACGTTTTTAAGACGACAATGCATTTGGGTGATATAAACTCGTTGACCCATTTTCCTTTTTCAGACAAAGGTCATAAACGGCTTAAGCATAAACCAGGGATGCAAACTCATCAGGGGTGAAAAAGGTGAAAACATTTTCTGATGCCCACCTCCCAGTACATATTTAAGCAATTGGATTAAATGAGTGAAGTCAACCAATGGCTAAAAATGAAACAGACTCCGACCCAAAAACTTATAAAATGTGTTCATGTCATTTAGCTGCAGTAGAAGTGGTACTGTGAAAATACTGCTTATTTAACATCACATCTCACATTAATGGAATATTCTGCCAAGCCTGATACATGATCATGTTGACGTCAATGCTGAGGAAAAACCTCGTTTATTTATAAAGTCTTAATGCAGTTCACTTGCATGGTAATTGGTTTGCATGTAAACTGGGACACTGGGTTCATTCAATACGCTGATTTTTGCAAATTAGAATGTAGGTGTGCATGTAAACGTGCTCTATGTGCTTCAGAAATCACATTTACCTTTGGTCCTGTCTGAGCTGCCTCTTCACTCTTTTTTACTTTCGGTGTGCTAGGAGAGAGAAAAACACAAATTCAcatttcattccaaacccatacgACTTGAAATAGTTCCAAGCAACAGGAAATTAGTTTGTCCAGAGAGCTCAGGTGACCGTCAGGCCCGCTGCAGACGGCACTAACCCAGCTCAGTGTTTTGCTTTAGCAGACGTACTCCCTCTAGAGTCACAGCAGACCAAAAAGGGATAACAGTCTGCAGGAACAGCTCTGCTAAAGAATAAATTGTACTGATATTTTTTCCTGATATTTCAACATTGTATCTTTATTGGCTATCAGTTTTGGAATATTGGCTTCACAGATAAATGGCGCCATCCTGTGGGCACTAAATGTAAACTTGTTTTAAGCCAAAACATATCTTAATTCCAAGTGGAAACTGGGCCTTAAACTAGAAAGTAGACTCAAGTCTCTAGTAAAGTAGCCCTTCTTCAGCTGAATGTACCTGTAGTCTACATAGCCCTCTTTCCAGTCAGCAGGAGTGCTGCCGTTCGGTTTGCCATGTTTGTCTAGAAGTCCTTTCTGAATCATCATTTTCTTCTGACTAGCCTGAAACACAAGAATCACCACATAACTTACTAAGCAAATGTGTACACCAACATTGCTAATAAAAAGTGTGATTTCTGTGTTCTTCACCTTCGGCCCAAGACCCCATTTGCGTGGATATGTGTCTCGCTCCATAATGACCCTCTTGATTTTGGCGACAACCCCGTGGTCACATGTGGATATGACGGCTGTAGTCATCAGGGCAACCGCTGAGGAAAAATAAATCGAAATAATTTGAATCTGCTGAAGGACATTCTTAACTCTGGTAACAGATGCATGTATTTTACAGCCATCAGTCCTGGGTGATAGATGGACAGTCATCTTTGCAATAATGCTAATGCAATCTACATCACATCATGTGGCTCAGAATAGTGCACGCTGGGGTTGCAAAAGATTTGACATTTACCTGTACAAATGGCTTCTCCTTTAGTAGTTATAATGACTATGTCTTGATTCAGCTCAATACCATCTTCATACCGCAGGACGCCCGGTAACATGATCTTAGCACCGTAACATATAGCGTTCACCTGTTTCAAAAACATGTCGTTAGACTCGCTGTCGTCAACATTTTAAACCAATCGTGAAGTACGTATAGGCAAGTTTCCTTACAGCGCTGTCCTTCATGACAATCCTTTTGTGGGAGATGAGGAGTTTCTCCAGAGGGAAGATCACTCTCCTCAGGTACGTCTCATCTTTGTTGTGGTCAAACTGCCACTGGGCGTCCAACACATCATGCATGGTCACCAAGTTATCCTGCGAGAAACAAACACTGGGATCAGCCAACAAAAAGCTTTTTATGTGGCCTCAATACTTTAAATGTCACGCAACAGACTTTTTATTAGTTCAAGCATGTTTAAATGGATTCAATCTTTGCGTTTTAACTGAAAAATGCATCTCATGtatggaaatgttttttttttttcctttttctttttaaaaggtGGGTGGGATACTGGTAAATTTTGGACTATTATCTGTAAGGCAGTTATGTTTACATGAGACTGCAGTGTTGCACTGTCCCAAAGTATCATTTACAAGTTAAGTTTAAATGTTTGCAATTTTAAATCAATTAAGCGCCATTATTAACCGTTTACAAATTGAGTGCCACATTTatataaagaaattaaaaaaaaaaaaaaatggcatgaGGAAGCATTCAGCAAAATATTTTCTGGTCACAGACATCTGaaggaatgaaaaaaaaaaaaaaaaaaaaaagttcaactttGGGTAAAACGCAGCACTCGTCACTAACCATTCATTTAACTGTCCAATCACAGCgtaggaggggcgggacaaataccaTAGTTCAATATGTTTCTGGATAAATTAAGCATCACAAATCTTTctttaaaatggagaaaaattatcccacaattctgaataGACAACATGAAATTTACTaaaggttctgacaaaatgtgatacattatttttaaacagtTTGCATAGTGATCTAAATGGGGACATTGCATAGTCATCTGTTGTTTTTAATCTACAAGTAGTTATAAAAATTTAACCTAACCCACACCCTAAACAAAGACTTCCATCCTTTGAATAAGAGACTGTCAGGTTTGGATAATTTCTGGGTACAAATTTATACCCCAAAAGAATGGTTAAGTAGGTACACACACACCAACATTCATCCACAGGTCTAAGCTCGGTTAGGAAATGGTGCAAGCTGAACTGAGATTGcatcataactcattaatagaCTCTGATGAAGAACATGTTCTTAAAGAGTTCATGTAGGCTGAAGTTTGATGAAGGAGGTCAAAACATAACCACTTCATGTTTTTATTACCCCTCAGCCATTTTCTGTACCAAAGAATAATTACCAGAACTGGGGAGAAAGCCCAGAACTGAACTCAACACTTTGGGTCTGCAGACAAGTTCAACACACCTTTTCACCCAGAACACCAGACCGGACTCTCCGCAGCTCTTGCATCTGACCGCCAACTCCCAGCAGTAGACCCAGATGGACACAGAGAGTTCGGATGTACGTGCCCGCTTCACAGCTCACCCAGAAAATACCTGCATGTGGATGGAAAACAATTACTGACAATCGTACACTTTGGaaatgaagtcattataatgcattacaacCCTCTACGCACACCTTGGCAATAGAACCATAATT comes from Chanodichthys erythropterus isolate Z2021 chromosome 22, ASM2448905v1, whole genome shotgun sequence and encodes:
- the dkc1 gene encoding H/ACA ribonucleoprotein complex subunit DKC1; this encodes MADMEIGSAKKEKKRKSQQISSEEVGDIQESGDFLIKPESKVASLDTSQWPLLLKNFDKLNIRTAHYTPLPHGSNPLKRNIHDYVRAGFINLDKPANPSSHEVVAWIKRILRVEKTGHSGTLDPKVTGCLIVCVERATRLVKSQQSAGKEYVGIVRLHNALENEHQLARALECLTGALFQRPPLIAAVKRQLRVRTIYDSKLIEYDPEKRLGIFWVSCEAGTYIRTLCVHLGLLLGVGGQMQELRRVRSGVLGEKDNLVTMHDVLDAQWQFDHNKDETYLRRVIFPLEKLLISHKRIVMKDSAVNAICYGAKIMLPGVLRYEDGIELNQDIVIITTKGEAICTAVALMTTAVISTCDHGVVAKIKRVIMERDTYPRKWGLGPKASQKKMMIQKGLLDKHGKPNGSTPADWKEGYVDYSTPKVKKSEEAAQTGPKRKRDESGSESDAAAAAQDTSKTEEESKKEKKKKKKEKKLKLAEEAAAEAPAEDETQVTESAKKKKKKKKSKETEADSE